A genomic region of Colletotrichum destructivum chromosome 5, complete sequence contains the following coding sequences:
- a CDS encoding Putative siroheme biosynthesis protein Met8: protein MATTSLLTALNCKGNTHLIIGTNPLAAARCTQSLAAGAAAILLAPDTTDLHYGLQKRVDAGEVVWHRKAFEDSDLFTLGRDDVDNVVDAVFVTSGPRDPLAAHISALCRRNRIPVNVVDAPQLCSFSLLSTHTDGPLQIGVTTNGRGCKLASRIRREVAAALPTDLGAACARLGDVRRRIQAEDRSSAQPDDADVDDSLDQAASFNRLVTDADLDAAKNRRMRWLSQVCEYWPLKRLAAINDDDVESVLKSYAGTSSSSSSSSSEEAVARPPPVAGLAAAAGSQQQQGRIILAGSGPGHPDLLTRATHKAIQTADLILADKLVPAGVLDLIPRRTPVRIARKFPGNADQAQEELHELALAGAREGKTVLRLKQGDPFIYGRGGEEVAYFREHGLGDRVTVLPGITSSLSAPLFAGIPPTQRDVADQVLVCTGTGKKGKPPAPPEFVASRTVVFLMALHRITGLVRELTCRLETEEEAATTETTEGETTTTTTTTTTTTTKPKRALWPRNTPCAVIERASCPDQRVIRTTLEYVAEAIEVEGSRPPGLLVVGRACEALYESEKGRTWVVEDGFKGFDFEELPGLS from the coding sequence ATGGCGACAACATCCCTCCTCACAGCCCTCAACTGCAAGGGCAACACccacctcatcatcggcacAAAtcccctcgccgccgcccgctgcACACagtccctcgccgccggcgccgccgccatcctccttGCCCCGGACACGACGGACCTGCACTACGGCCTGCAGAagcgcgtcgacgccggcgaggtggTGTGGCACAGGAAGGCCTTTGAGGACTCGGACCTCTTCaccctcggccgcgacgacgtcgacaacgtcgtcgacgccgtcttcgtcaccTCGGGGCCCCGCgaccccctcgccgcccacatCTCGGCCCTGTGCCGCCGGAACCGCATCcccgtcaacgtcgtcgacgcgccGCAGCTGTGCTCCTTCTCGCTGCTGTCGACGCACACCGACGGGCCCCTGCAGATCGGCGTCACGACCAACGGGAGGGGCTGCAAGCTCGCCTCGCGCATCCGCcgcgaggtcgccgccgcgctgccgacggacctcggcgccgcctgcgcGCGGCTGGGCGACGTGCGCCGGCGCatccaggccgaggaccGCTCATCAGCGcagcccgacgacgccgatgtcgacgactCGCTCGACCAGGCCGCGTCCTTCAACAGGCTcgtcaccgacgccgacctcgacgccgccaagaacaGGCGCATGAGGTGGCTGAGCCAGGTCTGCGAGTACTGGCCCCTGAagcgcctcgccgccatcaacgacgacgacgtcgagtcCGTCCTGAAGTCGTACGCcggcacgtcgtcgtcgtcgtcgtcgtcgtcgtccgaggagGCTGTAGCGAGaccgccgcccgtcgccggtctcgccgccgccgccggtagccagcaacagcaagggAGgatcatcctcgccggcagcggGCCGGGACACCCGGACCTCCTGACGCGCGCGACGCACAAGGCGATCCAGACGGCGGACCTGATCCTCGCGGACAAGCTCGTGCCGGCGGGCGTGCTAGACCTCATCCCACGGCGCACGCCCGTGCGGATCGCGCGCAAGTTCCCCGGCAACGCGGACCAGGCGCAGGAGGAGCTCCAcgagctggcgctggcgggCGCGCGGGAGGGCAAGACGGTGCTGCGGCTGAAGCAGGGCGACCCGTTCATctacggccgcggcggcgaggaggtggcgTACTTCCGCGAGCACGGGCTCGGCGACCGCGTGACGGTGCTGCCGGGCATCACGTCGTCGCTGAGCGCGCCGCTGTTCGCGGGGATCCCGCCGACGCAGCGGGACGTCGCGGACCAGGTCCTCGTCTGCACGGGCACGGGCAAGAAGGGGaagccgcccgcgccgcccgagTTCGTGGCCAGCCGGACGGTGGTGTTCCTGATGGCGCTGCACCGGATCACGGGGCTGGTGAGGGAGTTGACGTGTCGTCTtgagacggaggaggaggcggcgacgacggagacgacggaAGGCgagacgacaacgacgacgacgacgacgacaacgacgacaacgaagcCGAAGAGGGCGTTGTGGCCGCGGAACACGCCGtgcgccgtcatcgagaGGGCCAGCTGTCCCGATCAGAGGGTCATCAGGACGACGTTGGAGTACGTGGCCGAGGcgatcgaggtcgaggggagcaggccgccggggcttctcgtcgtcggccgggCGTGCGAGGCGTTGTATGAGAGCGAGAAGGGCCGGACGtgggtcgtcgaggacgggtTCAAGGGGTTCGATTTCGAGGAGCTCCCCGGGCTGTCATGA
- a CDS encoding Putative leucine-rich repeat domain superfamily gives MTDGNHMPQAPSFLGLPVEIQTQILQQLVSSHHESIPAVLRTCKHLYRVALPMSVHTYENATSKNMSEHAQKRSRNLDFLRHITIAKPELAHNVRRISIIHVSTSLIYRLAPANKRPLGPSSDEMAVYTDLIDASGLSDHIDDWEAVRKEWLQGLADGLVEQQVGLLLIACPRVESLKLGTPLSPRLLPRLIRAAAANRATSPPAIGPAPGAGRPLLDGLREYFGEPESPKSLFHFFNIGKEFMQLPRLESFTCVCLSNSGPNGHLFDEEANPPGCSNVQHLTLLDANVTIEGLRSLIRACMGLKSFHWTPGDSTFSDMQIKLPELAQALSTQRDTLQHLHIDYQDRWRGADWYAKREGFFIGTSLKEMASLKSLRIGMEAFLGFTDMWRMPDGDLTHEQWSEFDKTPRLIDHLPPSLECLELHGCREEIIPHVQEVLDRLRSGERVAMLRRIRLCFNPYLVDRRSVSFACDGRPVDFDYTFRCPSAEMGMSPLV, from the coding sequence ATGACAGACGGCAATCACATGCCTCAAGCACCATCGTTCCTCGGGCTGCCCGTCGAGATCCAGACTCAGATCCTACAACAACTGGTCTCCTCGCATCATGAGTCAATCCCCGCGGTCCTGCGAACATGCAAGCACCTCTACCGAGTCGCCTTGCCCATGTCAGTCCACACCTACGAGAATGCCACCTCCAAGAACATGAGTGAGCACGCCCAGAAGCGCAGCCGCAAcctcgacttcctccgcCACATCACCATCGCGAAGCCCGAGCTCGCGCACAACGTGCGGCGCATCAGCATCATTCACGTCTCCACGAGCCTCATCTACCGGCTCGCCCCCGCCAACAAGAGGCCGCTCGGACCCAGCAGCGATGAGATGGCCGTCTACACCGATCTGATCGACGCCTCTGGCCTGTCCGACCACATCGACGACTGGGAGGCCGTCAGAAAGGAGTGGCTCCAGGGCCTGGCCGACGGGCTGGTCGAGCAGCAGGTCGGCCTTCTGCTGATCGCGTGCCCGAGGGTCGAATCGCTCAAGCTCGGGACCCCGCTGTCGCCCCGGCTGCTGCCCCGCCTCATCAGGGCCGCCGCTGCGAACCGCGCTACGTCACCCCCCGCCATCGGCCCGGCTCCGGGGGCGGGCCGCCCCTtgctcgacggcctgcggGAGTACTTTGGCGAGCCCGAAAGCCCCAAGAGCCTGTTCCATTTCTTCAACATCGGCAAGGAGTTCATGCAGCTGCCGCGGTTGGAGTCCTTCACGTGCGTCTGCCTGTCCAACAGCGGCCCCAACGGCCACCTgttcgacgaggaggccaaccCGCCCGGCTGCTCCAACGTCCAGCACCTGACTCTGCTCGACGCCAACGTCACGATAGAAGGGCTGCGGAGCCTCATTCGTGCCTGCATGGGACTGAAGTCGTTCCACTGGACTCCCGGAGACAGCACCTTCTCCGACATGCAGATCAAGCTGCCGGAGCTCGCCCAGGCCTTGTCGACGCAGCGCGACACTCTCCAGCACCTGCACATCGACTACCAGGACCGCTGGCGGGGGGCGGATTGGTATGCCAAGCGGGAAGGCTTCTTCATCGGCACGTCCCTGAAGGAGATGGCCTCGCTGAAGAGCCTGCGCATCGGCATGGAGGCCTTTCTGGGCTTCACGGACATGTGGAGGATGCCCGACGGGGACCTCACGCACGAACAATGGTCTGAGTTCGACAAGACGCCCCGGCTCATCGACCACCTCCCTCCCAGCCTCGAGTGCCTCGAGCTTCATGGCTGTAGAGAGGAGATAATACCCCACGTCCAGGAGGTGCTGGACCGGCTCCGTTCGGGGGAGAGGGTCGCGATGCTGCGGAGGATACGCCTGTGCTTCAACCCGTATCTCGTGGATCGCCGGTCAGTGAGTTTTGCCTGCGACGGCAGACCGGTTGATTTCGATTATACGTTCCGTTGTCCGTCTGCGGAAATGGGCATGTCGCCGTTAGTTTAG